In Helianthus annuus cultivar XRQ/B chromosome 9, HanXRQr2.0-SUNRISE, whole genome shotgun sequence, the following are encoded in one genomic region:
- the LOC110875409 gene encoding cold shock protein 1-like — protein MEGPKIAEYVQRFHDLSHVVPYMVTPEFKCVERFIWGLAPQIMSMVTTSKPATITEAIDLSISLTEEAIRLNKFSNGDQKKKETHVESSGENKRKYSNFKKGTSSGSKKGESNTPARANTGVEGKGKGYMGALPKCDICMYHHSGQCRLRKCESCGKEGHSKNTCWAGTGAGRGNNGHRGVGNNNRGGNGNGNRSGGNGNRGNVGNQTGNRGANNAQGGNGNGRGPGCFNCGDVGHFKRECPKLNQAQGRVFNIGAREAR, from the coding sequence ATGGAAGGCCCAAAAATCGCTGAGTACGTTCAAAGGTTCCATGATCTGTCCCATgtggtgccgtacatggtcacgcccgaaTTCAAGTGCGTGGAACGTTTCATCTGGGGGTTAGCACCTCAAATTATGAGCATGGTTACAACGTCAAAACCGGCAACCATTACTGAAGCCATCGATCTGAGCATATCACTGACTGAAGAAGCCATCAggctaaacaagttttcaaatggCGACCAgaaaaagaaggagactcatgtggagtcgtctggtgagaACAAGCGGAAATATTCCAACTTTAAGAAAGGAACCAGCAGTGGGAGCAAGAAGGGTGAATCAAACACACCGGCCAGGGCCAACACCGGTGTCGAAGGCAAAGGAAAGGGTTACATGGGCGCTTTGCCCAAATGTGACATATGCATGTACCATCACTCGGGTCAGTGCAGGTTGAGGAAATGCGAGTCTTGTGGTAAGGAGGGCCATTCGAAGAATACTTGCTGGGCTGGCACAGGTGCTGGTCGTGGAAACAATGGTCATAGGGGTGTTGGTAACAACAATCGCGGTGGGAACGGAAATGGGAACAGAAGTGGTGGAAATGGTAATCGGGGAAATGTTGGAAACCAAACTGGGAATCGGGGAGCAAATAATGCTCAAGGTGGTAATGGGAATGGCCGAGGACCaggatgtttcaactgtggagacgtcgggcactttaaaagggaatgcccAAAATTGAATCAGGCGCAAGGTAGAGTCTTTAACATCGGCGCAAGGGAAGCGCGCtag